Proteins encoded in a region of the Mycolicibacterium neoaurum genome:
- a CDS encoding F0F1 ATP synthase subunit C, with the protein MELDPNAIITAGALIGGGLIMGGGAIGAGIGDGIAGNALISGIARQPEAQGRLFTPFFITVGLVEAAYFINLAFMALFVFATPGLQG; encoded by the coding sequence ATGGAACTCGATCCCAACGCCATCATCACTGCTGGCGCTCTGATCGGTGGCGGTCTGATCATGGGTGGCGGTGCCATCGGCGCCGGTATCGGTGACGGTATCGCCGGTAACGCGCTGATCTCGGGCATCGCCCGGCAGCCCGAGGCGCAGGGCCGGCTGTTCACGCCGTTCTTCATCACCGTCGGTCTGGTCGAGGCCGCCTACTTCATCAACCTGGCCTTCATGGCGCTGTTCGTCTTCGCCACGCCCGGCCTCCAGGGTTAA
- the atpB gene encoding F0F1 ATP synthase subunit A — translation MTETILAAEEGGAAIHVGHHVMVFELFGMTFNGDTIMATAITALIIIGLAFYLRSKVTSTGVPGGVQLFWEALTIQMRQQIESSIGMKIAPFVLPLAVTLFAFILISNWLAVFPWQYGGSDGAAGEIYKPPASDINFVLALALFVFICYHAAGVWRRGIVGHPVAVVKGHVAFLAPINIVEEIAKPISLALRLFGNIFAGGILVGLIAMFPWYIQWAPNAIWKTFDLFVGLIQAFIFSLLTILYFSQAMEVHDDHDSKEHAH, via the coding sequence ATGACTGAAACCATTCTCGCCGCCGAAGAGGGTGGCGCCGCCATCCACGTCGGGCACCACGTCATGGTGTTCGAACTCTTCGGCATGACCTTCAACGGCGACACGATCATGGCGACCGCCATCACGGCGCTGATCATCATCGGGTTGGCGTTCTATCTGCGCTCCAAGGTCACCTCGACCGGTGTTCCCGGAGGCGTGCAGTTGTTCTGGGAGGCCCTGACCATCCAGATGCGCCAGCAGATCGAGAGTTCGATCGGCATGAAGATCGCGCCGTTCGTCCTACCGCTGGCCGTGACGCTGTTCGCGTTCATCCTGATCTCGAACTGGCTGGCCGTCTTCCCGTGGCAGTACGGCGGATCCGACGGTGCCGCGGGCGAGATCTACAAGCCCCCGGCCTCGGATATCAACTTCGTGCTGGCGCTGGCCCTGTTCGTGTTCATCTGCTACCACGCGGCAGGCGTGTGGCGCCGGGGCATCGTCGGTCACCCGGTGGCCGTCGTGAAGGGCCACGTGGCCTTCCTGGCGCCGATCAACATCGTCGAAGAGATCGCCAAGCCGATCTCGCTGGCCCTCCGTCTTTTCGGCAACATCTTCGCCGGCGGCATCCTGGTGGGCCTGATCGCGATGTTCCCCTGGTACATCCAGTGGGCGCCCAATGCCATCTGGAAGACCTTCGACCTGTTCGTCGGCCTCATCCAGGCCTTCATCTTCAGCCTGCTGACCATTCTGTACTTCAGCCAGGCGATGGAAGTTCACGACGATCACGACTCCAAAGAGCACGCGCACTAA
- a CDS encoding F0F1 ATP synthase subunit gamma, which produces MAATLRELRGRIRSAGSIKKITKAQELIATSRIAKAQARVDAARPYSTEITNMLTELASASALDHPLLVPRDNPKRAAVLVVSSDRGLCGGYNANVLRRAEELFSLLRDEGKDPVLYVVGRKALGYYNFRQRSVSESWTGFSERPTYEHAKEIADTLVAAFMSGADDDGDDGGADGIVGVDEIHIVSTEFRSMLSQTAVALRVAPMVVEYVGDEEPEDGPRTLFSFEPNAETLFDALLPRYIATRVYAALLEAAASESASRRRAMKSATDNADDLIKALTLAANRERQAQITQEISEIVGGANALADAK; this is translated from the coding sequence ATGGCAGCCACACTGCGCGAGCTACGCGGACGTATCCGCTCCGCCGGGTCGATCAAGAAGATCACCAAGGCCCAGGAGCTGATCGCCACGTCGCGGATCGCCAAGGCGCAGGCGCGGGTCGATGCGGCCCGGCCGTACAGCACCGAGATCACCAACATGCTCACCGAGCTGGCCAGTGCCAGCGCGCTGGATCACCCCTTGCTGGTCCCGCGGGACAATCCGAAGCGGGCCGCCGTTCTGGTGGTCTCTTCGGACCGCGGGCTCTGCGGTGGGTACAACGCCAACGTGCTGCGCCGTGCCGAGGAGCTGTTCTCGTTGCTGCGCGACGAGGGTAAGGATCCGGTGCTCTACGTCGTGGGACGAAAGGCATTGGGTTACTACAACTTCCGCCAGCGTTCGGTTTCCGAGTCGTGGACCGGCTTCTCCGAGCGTCCGACCTATGAGCACGCCAAGGAGATCGCCGACACCTTGGTGGCGGCGTTCATGTCCGGTGCCGACGATGACGGTGACGACGGCGGTGCCGACGGCATCGTCGGCGTCGACGAGATCCACATCGTGTCGACCGAGTTCCGCTCGATGCTGTCGCAGACCGCGGTGGCACTGCGGGTCGCCCCGATGGTCGTCGAGTACGTGGGTGACGAGGAGCCCGAGGACGGCCCGCGCACGCTGTTCTCGTTCGAGCCGAACGCCGAGACGCTGTTCGACGCCCTGTTGCCGCGCTACATCGCCACCCGCGTGTACGCCGCATTGCTGGAGGCGGCTGCCTCGGAGTCGGCCTCGCGCCGGCGTGCCATGAAGTCGGCCACCGACAACGCAGACGATCTGATCAAGGCACTCACGCTGGCGGCCAACCGCGAGCGTCAGGCGCAGATCACCCAGGAAATCAGCGAGATCGTCGGTGGCGCCAACGCGCTGGCCGACGCCAAATAG
- a CDS encoding F0F1 ATP synthase subunit B/delta, translating into MSIFIGQLIGFAVIVFILSKWVVPLIKGLMVKQQEAIRVALAESAEAAKKLADADAMHAKALADAAAESSHVTDEARHDSERIKAQLAEQAGQDAERIKAQGGQQVQLLRQQVVRQLRMGLGEEAVTKAAELVRAHVADPAAQAATVDRFLDDLDQMAPSEVTIETGATVGLRAASREALANLVSEFDSVAGGLDADGLTALADDLTAVAKLLLSESTLNKHLAEPTDNPTAKVVLADKLLGGKIGDPALTLVRTAVSQRWSTEANLIDGIEHTARLALLQRAGVAGEVDEVEDHLFRFGRVLDAEPRLSALLSDYTTPAEGRVALLDKVVGDASNSTAAALLAQTVTLLRGERADEAVIDLAELAVARRGEIVAHVSAAADLTDAQQERLTAVLTRIYGHPVSVQLHVDPELLGGLSITVGDEVIDGSIASRLAAAQTQLPD; encoded by the coding sequence ATGTCGATATTCATCGGACAGCTGATCGGCTTTGCCGTCATCGTGTTCATCCTCAGCAAATGGGTGGTTCCCCTGATCAAGGGGCTGATGGTCAAGCAGCAGGAGGCCATCCGCGTCGCCCTTGCCGAAAGTGCCGAGGCGGCAAAGAAGCTCGCTGATGCCGATGCGATGCACGCCAAGGCGCTCGCCGACGCCGCCGCGGAGTCCAGCCACGTCACCGACGAGGCACGCCATGACTCCGAGCGGATCAAAGCGCAGCTGGCCGAGCAGGCCGGCCAGGATGCCGAGCGCATCAAGGCCCAGGGCGGCCAGCAGGTGCAGCTCCTGCGCCAGCAGGTCGTTCGCCAGTTGCGGATGGGCCTCGGTGAGGAAGCCGTGACCAAGGCCGCCGAACTGGTGCGCGCCCATGTCGCCGACCCGGCCGCGCAGGCAGCCACGGTCGACCGCTTCCTCGACGATCTCGACCAGATGGCTCCTTCGGAAGTCACTATCGAGACCGGCGCGACAGTGGGCCTGCGGGCCGCCAGCCGTGAGGCCCTGGCCAACCTGGTGTCCGAATTCGATTCGGTGGCAGGCGGTCTGGATGCCGACGGCCTGACGGCGCTGGCCGATGATCTGACCGCCGTTGCCAAGCTGCTGCTCAGCGAGTCGACGTTGAACAAGCATCTGGCCGAGCCGACGGACAATCCGACGGCCAAGGTCGTGCTCGCCGACAAGCTGCTGGGCGGCAAGATCGGCGACCCCGCCCTCACGCTCGTCCGCACCGCCGTTTCACAGCGCTGGTCCACGGAGGCCAACCTGATCGACGGTATCGAGCACACCGCGCGGCTGGCCCTGCTGCAGCGCGCCGGCGTCGCCGGTGAGGTGGACGAGGTCGAGGATCACCTGTTCCGCTTCGGCCGCGTCCTGGATGCCGAGCCGCGGCTGAGCGCACTGCTCAGCGATTACACGACTCCCGCCGAAGGCCGAGTCGCGCTGCTGGACAAGGTCGTCGGTGACGCGAGCAACTCCACTGCGGCTGCACTGCTGGCCCAGACGGTGACGCTGCTGCGTGGCGAGCGTGCCGACGAGGCCGTCATCGATCTCGCCGAGCTGGCGGTCGCCCGCCGCGGTGAGATCGTCGCGCATGTCAGTGCCGCCGCGGACCTGACCGATGCCCAGCAAGAGCGGCTCACCGCCGTGCTGACCCGCATCTACGGGCACCCGGTGTCCGTGCAACTGCATGTCGATCCGGAACTGCTCGGTGGTCTGTCGATCACCGTCGGTGACGAGGTGATCGACGGTTCCATCGCGTCCCGCTTGGCTGCAGCGCAGACCCAGCTGCCGGACTGA
- the atpA gene encoding F0F1 ATP synthase subunit alpha — protein sequence MAELTISASDIEGAIEDYVSSFSADTEREEVGTVVDAGDGIAHVEGLPSVMTQELLEFEGGVLGVALNLDEHSVGAVILGEFNKIEEGQQVKRTGEVLSVPVGDAFLGRVVNPLGQPIDGQGDIASDTRRELELQAPSVVQRQGVGEPLQTGIKAIDAMTPIGRGQRQLIIGDRKTGKTAVCVDTILNQRQAWETGDPQQQVRCVYVAIGQKGTTIASVKRALEEGGAMEYTTIVAAPASDPAGFKWLAPYTGSAIGQHWMYDGKHVLIVFDDLTKQADAYRAISLLLRRPPGREAFPGDVFYLHSRLLERCAKLSDELGGGSMTGLPIIETKANDISAFIPTNVISITDGQCFLESDLFNQGVRPAVNVGVSVSRVGGAAQIKAMKEVAGSLRLDLSQYRELEAFAAFASDLDAASKAQLDRGVRLVELLKQPQYSPLAVEDQVVAIFLGTQGHLDSVPAEDVSRFVDELLEHVKASHSDILDCIRESKKLSEEAEEKLVNVINDFKKGFSASDGSSVVVNEADSEALDPEDLEKESVKVRKPAPKKA from the coding sequence ATGGCAGAGTTGACAATCTCCGCTTCTGATATCGAAGGTGCCATCGAGGACTACGTATCCTCGTTTTCCGCCGACACCGAGCGGGAAGAGGTCGGCACCGTTGTCGATGCCGGTGACGGCATCGCCCACGTCGAGGGCCTGCCCTCGGTCATGACCCAGGAGCTGCTCGAGTTCGAGGGCGGCGTGCTGGGCGTGGCGCTCAACCTCGACGAGCACAGCGTCGGCGCCGTGATCCTGGGCGAGTTCAACAAGATCGAAGAGGGCCAGCAGGTCAAGCGCACCGGCGAGGTTCTCTCGGTTCCGGTCGGTGACGCCTTCCTGGGTCGTGTGGTCAACCCGCTCGGGCAGCCGATCGACGGCCAGGGCGATATCGCCTCGGACACCCGCCGCGAACTGGAACTGCAGGCCCCCTCGGTCGTGCAGCGCCAGGGCGTCGGCGAGCCGCTGCAGACCGGTATCAAGGCCATCGACGCGATGACCCCGATCGGCCGTGGCCAGCGTCAGCTGATCATCGGCGACCGCAAGACCGGCAAGACCGCGGTCTGCGTCGACACCATCCTGAACCAGCGTCAGGCATGGGAGACCGGTGACCCGCAGCAGCAGGTGCGCTGCGTGTACGTCGCGATCGGCCAGAAGGGCACCACGATCGCTTCCGTGAAGCGCGCTCTCGAAGAGGGTGGCGCCATGGAGTACACCACCATCGTCGCCGCTCCGGCATCCGATCCCGCCGGCTTCAAGTGGCTGGCCCCCTACACCGGTTCGGCCATCGGCCAGCACTGGATGTACGACGGCAAGCACGTCCTGATCGTCTTCGACGACCTGACCAAGCAGGCCGACGCCTACCGCGCCATCTCGCTGCTGCTGCGTCGCCCGCCGGGCCGCGAGGCGTTCCCCGGTGACGTCTTCTACCTGCACTCCCGGCTGCTGGAGCGTTGCGCGAAGCTGTCCGACGAGCTCGGTGGTGGTTCGATGACGGGTCTGCCGATCATCGAGACCAAGGCCAACGACATCTCGGCGTTCATCCCGACCAACGTCATCTCCATCACCGACGGTCAGTGCTTCCTGGAGTCCGACCTGTTCAACCAGGGTGTCCGCCCCGCCGTCAACGTCGGTGTGTCGGTGTCCCGCGTCGGTGGCGCCGCGCAGATCAAGGCGATGAAAGAGGTGGCCGGTTCGCTGCGTCTGGACCTGTCGCAGTACCGCGAGCTGGAGGCCTTCGCGGCCTTCGCCTCCGATCTGGATGCGGCCTCCAAGGCGCAGCTGGACCGCGGCGTGCGGCTGGTCGAGCTGCTCAAGCAGCCCCAGTACAGCCCGCTCGCCGTCGAAGACCAGGTCGTTGCCATCTTCCTTGGCACTCAGGGACACCTGGATTCGGTTCCCGCCGAAGATGTTTCGCGCTTCGTCGACGAGCTGCTGGAGCATGTGAAGGCCAGCCACTCCGACATCCTCGACTGCATCCGGGAGAGCAAGAAGCTCTCGGAGGAGGCCGAGGAGAAGCTGGTCAATGTCATCAACGACTTCAAGAAGGGCTTCTCGGCGAGCGACGGTAGCTCCGTCGTCGTCAACGAGGCCGACTCCGAGGCTCTGGATCCCGAGGATCTGGAGAAGGAATCGGTCAAGGTCCGTAAGCCTGCTCCCAAGAAGGCCTAG
- a CDS encoding F0F1 ATP synthase subunit B has product MGEVTTTILAAEEGGGTSNFLIPNGTFFAVLLIFLITLGVIWKWVVPPISKVLAEREAMLAKTAADSRKSAEQVAAAQADYDEAMAGARAEASALRDEARNEGRQVVDAKRAEASGEVAETVRQANEQLSQQGTAAQAELSSSVDGLSAALASRILGVDVNSGRK; this is encoded by the coding sequence ATGGGTGAAGTCACCACGACCATTCTCGCGGCCGAAGAGGGCGGGGGGACCAGTAACTTCCTGATCCCCAACGGCACCTTCTTCGCAGTGCTGCTCATCTTCCTGATCACGCTGGGCGTGATCTGGAAGTGGGTGGTGCCGCCGATCAGCAAGGTGTTGGCCGAGCGCGAGGCCATGCTGGCCAAGACCGCGGCCGACAGCCGCAAATCCGCCGAACAGGTGGCTGCTGCGCAGGCCGACTACGACGAGGCGATGGCCGGCGCACGCGCCGAGGCATCGGCTCTTCGGGACGAGGCACGCAATGAGGGCCGCCAGGTCGTCGACGCCAAGCGCGCCGAGGCCAGCGGAGAGGTCGCCGAGACGGTACGCCAGGCCAATGAGCAGCTGTCCCAACAGGGCACCGCTGCTCAAGCCGAGTTGTCCTCGTCAGTGGATGGCCTCTCGGCCGCCCTGGCCAGCCGCATCCTCGGCGTCGACGTGAATTCGGGACGGAAATAG
- the atpD gene encoding F0F1 ATP synthase subunit beta, producing MTAVETKTTTGRVVRITGPVVDVEFPRGAVPELLNALHADITFGALAKTLTLEVAQHLGDNLVRCISMQPTDGLVRGQDVTDTGASISVPVGDGVKGHVFNALGDCLDEPGYGKDFEHWSIHRKPPAFADLEPRTEMLETGLKVVDLLTPYVRGGKIALFGGAGVGKTVLIQEMINRIARNFGGTSVFAGVGERTREGNDLWVELADANVLKDTALVFGQMDEPPGTRMRVALSALTMAEFFRDEQGQDVLLFIDNIFRFTQAGSEVSTLLGRMPSAVGYQPTLADEMGELQERITSTRGRSITSMQAVYVPADDYTDPAPATTFAHLDATTELSRAVFSKGIFPAVDPLASSSTILHPSVVGDEHYRVAQEVIRILQRYKDLQDIIAILGIDELSEEDKVLVYRARKIERFLSQNMMAAEQFTGQPGSTVPLKETIEAFDKLAKGEFDHLPEQAFFLIGGLDDLAKKAESLGAKL from the coding sequence ATGACTGCCGTAGAGACCAAGACCACGACGGGTCGCGTTGTCCGCATCACGGGCCCCGTGGTCGACGTCGAGTTCCCGCGTGGCGCCGTGCCCGAACTGCTCAACGCCCTGCACGCCGACATCACCTTCGGCGCGCTGGCCAAGACCCTGACCCTCGAGGTCGCCCAGCACCTCGGCGACAACCTGGTGCGCTGCATCTCGATGCAGCCCACCGACGGCCTGGTCCGCGGCCAGGATGTGACCGACACCGGTGCCTCGATCTCGGTGCCCGTCGGCGACGGCGTCAAGGGCCACGTGTTCAACGCCCTCGGTGACTGCCTCGACGAGCCCGGCTACGGCAAGGACTTCGAGCACTGGTCCATCCACCGCAAGCCGCCGGCCTTCGCCGACCTGGAGCCCCGCACCGAGATGCTGGAGACGGGTCTGAAGGTCGTCGACCTGCTGACCCCGTATGTGCGTGGTGGAAAGATCGCCCTGTTCGGTGGCGCCGGCGTCGGCAAGACCGTTCTGATCCAGGAGATGATCAACCGCATCGCCCGCAACTTCGGCGGCACCTCGGTGTTCGCCGGCGTGGGGGAGCGCACCCGTGAGGGTAACGACCTGTGGGTCGAGCTCGCGGACGCCAACGTGCTCAAGGACACCGCCTTGGTGTTCGGCCAGATGGACGAGCCGCCGGGCACTCGTATGCGCGTGGCCCTGTCGGCACTGACCATGGCGGAGTTCTTCCGCGATGAGCAGGGCCAGGACGTGCTTCTGTTCATCGACAACATCTTCCGGTTCACCCAGGCCGGTTCCGAGGTATCGACCCTGCTCGGTCGGATGCCTTCGGCCGTGGGTTACCAGCCGACGCTGGCCGACGAGATGGGTGAGCTGCAGGAGCGCATCACCTCGACCCGCGGTCGCTCGATCACCTCGATGCAGGCCGTGTACGTGCCCGCCGACGACTACACCGACCCGGCGCCGGCCACCACGTTCGCCCACCTCGACGCCACCACCGAGCTCTCGCGTGCGGTGTTCTCCAAGGGCATCTTCCCCGCGGTGGATCCGCTGGCATCGTCCTCGACGATCCTGCACCCCAGCGTGGTCGGCGACGAGCACTACCGCGTCGCCCAGGAAGTCATCCGGATCCTGCAGCGCTACAAGGATCTCCAGGACATCATCGCCATCCTTGGTATCGACGAGCTGTCCGAAGAGGACAAGGTGCTGGTGTACCGCGCCCGTAAGATCGAGCGCTTCCTGAGCCAGAACATGATGGCGGCCGAGCAGTTCACCGGCCAGCCGGGTTCGACCGTTCCGCTCAAGGAGACCATCGAGGCCTTCGACAAGCTGGCCAAGGGCGAGTTCGATCACCTGCCCGAGCAGGCGTTCTTCCTCATCGGCGGTCTCGACGACCTGGCGAAGAAGGCAGAATCGCTCGGCGCCAAGCTGTGA